A part of Saliniradius amylolyticus genomic DNA contains:
- a CDS encoding dipeptidyl-peptidase 3 family protein: MKIAPLALSALVASLMMGCSPANDPASSSEQPQAHSETPELKPGFESRLDIYHPVELTADLSSLSDNQKQMLSVLIDASKLMDKLFWQQAFGGDKQAFLNQLKRDKVRQFADINYGPWDRLKGDEAFLTGYDEKSPGAEFYPKDMTKAEFESADFEGKTSLYSMVRRNDAGELTSISYSDYFNAELTQAAKLLQQAASLADNQAFANYLNLRADALLSDQYRASDMAWMDMKDNPIELVYGPIETYEDQLYGYRAAFESYVLLKDMAWSEKLAKFAQFLPELQQGLPVDEQFKQEMPGSDADLNAYDVIYYAGHSNAGSKTIAINLPNDEQVQLEKGTRRLQLKNAMRAKFDHILVPIADELIDPEQRQNITFNAFFANTMFHEVAHGLGIKNTINDKGTVREALKEHASALEEGKADILGLYMVRQLLEKGEITEGTLEDYYVTFMAGIFRSVRFGASSAHGKANMIRFNFFKDFGAFSRDEKGLYSVNMDKMHQAVDALSEKILTLQGNGDYEGVAKLVKELGVIKPGLQADLDRLSDAEIPVDITFKQGKQVLGLN; encoded by the coding sequence ATGAAAATAGCCCCACTGGCCTTATCGGCCCTCGTAGCGAGTTTGATGATGGGATGCTCACCGGCCAACGATCCAGCAAGCAGCAGCGAACAACCCCAGGCTCATTCAGAAACCCCAGAACTTAAACCTGGGTTTGAGTCCAGACTGGATATTTACCACCCTGTTGAGCTCACCGCCGATCTGTCCTCCCTGAGCGATAATCAAAAGCAAATGCTGTCGGTTTTGATTGACGCCTCCAAGCTAATGGACAAACTTTTCTGGCAGCAAGCCTTTGGCGGTGATAAGCAAGCTTTCTTAAATCAGTTAAAAAGGGATAAAGTTCGCCAGTTTGCCGATATCAACTACGGTCCCTGGGATCGGCTCAAGGGCGATGAGGCCTTCTTAACCGGCTATGATGAAAAATCCCCGGGCGCCGAGTTTTACCCAAAGGATATGACCAAAGCCGAGTTTGAAAGCGCCGATTTTGAAGGCAAAACCAGCCTTTATTCTATGGTGCGTCGTAATGACGCCGGTGAACTAACCAGTATTTCTTACTCAGACTATTTTAATGCCGAACTCACCCAGGCCGCAAAGCTGCTGCAGCAGGCCGCCTCTCTGGCCGACAATCAGGCTTTCGCCAACTATTTGAACCTGCGTGCCGACGCCCTGCTTAGTGACCAGTATCGAGCCTCAGACATGGCCTGGATGGATATGAAGGACAACCCCATCGAACTGGTCTACGGCCCCATCGAAACCTATGAAGATCAGCTTTATGGCTATCGCGCTGCCTTTGAATCTTATGTATTGCTCAAAGACATGGCCTGGAGCGAGAAACTGGCCAAGTTCGCCCAGTTCCTGCCGGAGTTGCAGCAAGGGCTGCCTGTAGATGAGCAGTTTAAGCAGGAAATGCCAGGCTCGGACGCTGACCTGAACGCCTATGATGTGATCTATTATGCTGGGCATTCCAATGCCGGCAGTAAAACCATCGCTATCAACCTGCCCAATGACGAGCAGGTGCAGCTGGAAAAAGGTACGCGTCGCCTGCAGCTGAAAAATGCGATGCGCGCCAAGTTTGATCATATCCTGGTGCCCATCGCCGATGAACTGATCGACCCCGAGCAGCGCCAAAACATCACTTTCAACGCCTTTTTCGCCAATACCATGTTCCATGAGGTGGCGCATGGTTTGGGAATTAAAAATACCATTAACGATAAGGGTACGGTCCGCGAGGCTTTAAAAGAGCATGCGTCAGCACTGGAAGAAGGCAAGGCCGATATTCTGGGCTTGTATATGGTGCGTCAGCTGTTGGAAAAAGGCGAAATCACTGAGGGCACGCTGGAAGACTACTATGTCACCTTTATGGCAGGCATCTTCCGCTCGGTGCGCTTTGGTGCCAGTTCAGCCCACGGCAAGGCCAATATGATCCGCTTTAATTTCTTTAAGGACTTCGGTGCCTTTAGTCGTGATGAGAAAGGGCTTTACAGCGTCAACATGGACAAGATGCATCAGGCAGTGGATGCGCTGTCGGAGAAAATCCTGACCCTTCAGGGCAATGGCGATTACGAGGGAGTGGCTAAGCTGGTGAAGGAGTTGGGCGTCATTAAACCCGGTCTGCAAGCCGACCTGGACCGCCTGTCCGATGCCGAGATCCCGGTGGACATTACCTTTAAGCAAGGCAAGCAGGTGTTAGGGCTGAATTAA
- the phoR gene encoding phosphate regulon sensor histidine kinase PhoR, with product MYYPFSWFRSLSRLAVILAGAAAVGGYLDALFETLALVTLMLLGWHYWQLYRLHRWLWHSKKMTPPRTRGVWEHIYEGVYYLQRRNRNKRKELGALVKRFREGSEALPDAAVVVDAASCIVWCNRLARIELGLRWPDDAGRRIDNLIRHPEFIEFFHQGHFDHPIAITSPTNMEKILEYRMMPYGEQHILLVARDITRISQLEDMRKDFVANVSHELRTPLTVLNGYLEMFAGGTQSMPDEFVRKAFTEMSEQSVRMQSLVEQLLVLSRIEASSERIYEKMVDVPAQMQTIESEAQTLNKEKGHQIEFHIDPNVKVFGVETELRSAFSNLIFNAVHYTPNGGHIRVDWRLEQGQARFSVTDNGEGIAERHLARLTERFYRVDKARSRKTGGSGLGLAIVKHVLSHHNSKLEISSEVGKGSCFSFRFSPELTVVSSEEAQR from the coding sequence ATGTATTACCCCTTTTCCTGGTTTCGCAGTTTGTCGCGGCTGGCCGTTATACTGGCAGGCGCGGCAGCGGTAGGGGGGTATTTGGACGCTCTGTTCGAGACGCTGGCGCTGGTCACACTGATGTTACTGGGCTGGCACTACTGGCAGCTGTACCGCTTGCACCGCTGGCTTTGGCACAGTAAGAAGATGACGCCACCCCGTACTCGCGGGGTTTGGGAGCATATCTATGAGGGGGTGTACTACCTGCAGCGGCGTAACCGGAACAAACGCAAAGAGCTAGGCGCCCTGGTTAAACGGTTCCGTGAGGGTTCAGAGGCCTTACCTGATGCGGCCGTTGTCGTAGATGCGGCCTCCTGTATTGTCTGGTGTAATCGGCTGGCTCGCATCGAGCTGGGACTGCGCTGGCCCGATGACGCCGGCCGACGCATTGATAATCTCATTCGCCATCCCGAATTTATCGAGTTTTTCCACCAGGGGCATTTCGATCATCCCATTGCCATTACGTCGCCCACCAACATGGAAAAAATCCTCGAATATCGCATGATGCCATATGGCGAACAGCACATTTTGCTGGTCGCCAGGGACATCACCCGAATCAGTCAGCTTGAGGATATGCGCAAAGATTTTGTCGCTAATGTGTCTCACGAACTGAGAACGCCGCTCACCGTACTGAATGGCTATTTGGAAATGTTCGCCGGCGGAACCCAGTCGATGCCGGATGAGTTTGTGCGAAAAGCATTTACAGAAATGAGCGAGCAGAGCGTGCGTATGCAGAGTCTCGTAGAGCAGTTACTGGTACTGTCTCGTATCGAGGCCAGCTCGGAGCGTATCTACGAAAAAATGGTCGACGTACCGGCTCAGATGCAAACCATTGAGAGTGAGGCGCAGACTCTGAACAAGGAAAAAGGCCACCAGATCGAGTTTCACATCGATCCCAATGTGAAGGTGTTTGGCGTAGAGACCGAGCTTCGTAGTGCGTTCTCCAATCTGATCTTTAATGCCGTGCATTACACACCCAACGGGGGACATATTCGGGTGGATTGGCGACTAGAGCAGGGGCAGGCGCGATTCTCGGTGACAGATAACGGCGAGGGCATTGCCGAGCGGCATCTGGCCAGACTGACAGAGCGTTTCTACCGGGTGGATAAGGCGCGCTCACGTAAGACCGGCGGTTCTGGTCTGGGGCTTGCGATCGTCAAGCATGTGCTGTCCCACCATAACTCTAAACTGGAAATCAGCAGTGAGGTGGGTAAGGGCAGTTGCTTCAGTTTCCGTTTTTCGCCCGAATTGACCGTGGTGTCCAGTGAAGAGGCTCAACGTTGA
- the phoB gene encoding phosphate regulon transcriptional regulator PhoB: MPKRVLLVEDEAPIREMIRFVLEQSGFDTIEAEDYDVAMDKVKEPYPDIILLDWMLPGGSGVQLAKKLKQHEHTREIPIIMLTARGEEEDKVRGLEAGADDYVTKPFSPKELVARIKAVIRRVTPTSSDELIEYNGLVLDPVSHRVSANDEPLDMGPTEFKLLHFFMSHAERVYSREHLLDNVWGTNVYVEDRTVDVHIRRLRKAISRHGHDAMIQTVRGAGYRFSSRV; this comes from the coding sequence ATGCCGAAGCGAGTCCTACTTGTTGAAGACGAAGCGCCAATCCGGGAGATGATCCGTTTTGTTTTGGAACAGTCCGGTTTCGATACCATTGAGGCTGAAGACTATGATGTAGCTATGGATAAGGTCAAAGAACCTTACCCGGATATTATTCTGCTGGACTGGATGCTCCCGGGGGGCAGTGGTGTTCAATTGGCTAAAAAGCTTAAACAGCACGAACATACCCGTGAGATCCCAATCATTATGCTTACCGCTCGTGGCGAAGAGGAAGATAAAGTACGAGGGTTAGAAGCCGGTGCCGATGATTATGTGACCAAACCCTTCTCGCCAAAAGAACTGGTAGCACGTATCAAGGCAGTGATTCGGCGAGTGACCCCGACGTCATCCGATGAACTCATCGAATACAACGGTCTGGTGCTGGACCCTGTTTCCCACCGGGTCTCGGCCAATGACGAGCCTCTTGATATGGGGCCGACCGAGTTTAAGTTACTGCACTTTTTTATGAGTCATGCTGAGCGGGTCTATAGCCGCGAGCATCTTTTGGATAATGTGTGGGGCACCAATGTGTATGTGGAGGATCGCACTGTGGATGTGCATATCCGCCGCCTGCGAAAGGCGATTTCCCGACATGGACATGACGCCATGATTCAGACCGTTCGCGGTGCAGGCTATCGCTTCTCTTCCCGAGTCTAG
- a CDS encoding HDOD domain-containing protein: MSTENALLTILTEKINNDTLVLPTLPAIALKVRRTADDPDVNLNMMAEVISQDPALSARMIKIANSSYMGRAVKVDNLSQAVTRIGLRQIKNIATALAMEQLFVSKNEIVREYVNRVWSRTVDVVAHSLALLEAYTERTNQKALNLDSMTLAALVHNIGVLPIFTEAERHEEVFGNPAFLNAAVQKLAGRIGGSITRHWGFNDEFVNVAENWRNMKYQTAAPSYVDFVRCGAAVAGHIDGQKDTVLNLAQKKGLIDDLSILHTEEYEQRREAGQEVFA, translated from the coding sequence ATGTCCACAGAGAACGCGTTACTGACCATACTGACCGAGAAGATCAATAATGACACCTTGGTATTGCCAACGCTGCCCGCCATTGCCCTTAAGGTCAGGCGTACTGCTGACGATCCCGATGTGAACCTGAATATGATGGCGGAGGTGATTAGCCAGGATCCGGCGCTGAGCGCACGTATGATCAAGATAGCCAACAGTTCTTATATGGGGCGGGCGGTGAAAGTCGATAACCTCAGCCAGGCCGTCACCCGTATTGGCTTGCGCCAGATAAAGAATATCGCCACTGCGCTGGCCATGGAGCAATTATTCGTCTCCAAGAATGAAATCGTGCGGGAATATGTGAATAGGGTTTGGAGCCGCACCGTGGATGTGGTGGCTCATTCTCTGGCATTACTGGAAGCGTACACCGAGCGTACCAATCAGAAAGCCCTGAATCTCGACTCTATGACTCTGGCCGCATTGGTACACAATATTGGCGTTCTGCCCATCTTTACAGAGGCGGAACGCCATGAAGAAGTGTTTGGTAATCCCGCCTTCCTGAACGCAGCAGTGCAGAAGCTAGCAGGCCGTATTGGTGGCAGCATCACTCGCCATTGGGGCTTTAACGACGAATTTGTCAATGTGGCCGAGAATTGGCGTAATATGAAGTATCAGACCGCTGCGCCTTCGTATGTGGACTTTGTTCGTTGCGGGGCGGCTGTGGCCGGGCATATCGATGGTCAGAAGGACACCGTATTAAACCTGGCTCAGAAGAAAGGATTGATTGATGATCTTAGTATTCTGCACACTGAGGAATACGAACAGCGCCGGGAAGCAGGGCAGGAAGTCTTTGCTTAA
- a CDS encoding histidine triad nucleotide-binding protein: protein MSETIFSKIIEREIPAEIIYEDDQSLAFMDINPQAPTHFLVIPKKPIATVNDIDDDDKALVGHLHWVAAQIAKEKGFAEEGYRCVMNCNEYGGQTVYHIHLHVLAGKPLGWPPYQEKLKTD, encoded by the coding sequence ATGTCAGAGACTATTTTCAGCAAGATTATCGAGCGTGAGATCCCGGCCGAGATCATCTATGAGGACGATCAGTCGCTGGCCTTTATGGATATCAACCCCCAGGCACCGACACACTTTCTGGTCATCCCTAAAAAGCCCATCGCGACGGTCAATGATATTGATGACGATGATAAGGCCCTGGTGGGTCACTTACATTGGGTGGCGGCGCAGATCGCCAAGGAAAAGGGGTTTGCCGAGGAAGGCTATCGCTGCGTAATGAACTGCAACGAATATGGTGGCCAAACGGTGTATCACATTCATTTGCATGTTCTGGCCGGAAAGCCCTTGGGGTGGCCACCCTATCAGGAAAAGCTTAAAACCGATTGA
- the folK gene encoding 2-amino-4-hydroxy-6-hydroxymethyldihydropteridine diphosphokinase, producing MARIYISLGTNVEREYHTQQGLDALQQAFGRLILSPLYESEAVGFDGNAFYNMVIGADTQRSLKQVCVLLKQIEADNGRVHGDKKFAPRTLDLDLLLYDTLITDHPTQLPRGEILYNAFVLRPLAEVAPDRIHPEVERSYAELWQDYDRPQKLWPVTLNWTPNGSD from the coding sequence GTGGCTCGTATCTACATCAGCCTGGGAACCAATGTTGAGCGTGAGTACCATACTCAACAAGGATTAGACGCCTTGCAGCAAGCGTTTGGCCGGTTAATTCTGTCGCCACTGTATGAAAGCGAAGCGGTGGGCTTCGATGGCAATGCTTTTTACAATATGGTCATCGGTGCCGACACACAACGCTCGCTGAAACAGGTGTGCGTCCTGTTAAAGCAGATCGAAGCCGATAATGGTCGTGTTCATGGTGATAAGAAGTTTGCACCCAGAACCCTGGATTTAGACCTGCTGCTCTACGATACGCTTATTACCGACCATCCCACCCAGCTTCCCCGCGGTGAGATTCTTTATAATGCCTTTGTGTTACGCCCACTGGCCGAAGTCGCGCCTGACCGCATACACCCCGAAGTCGAGCGCAGTTATGCTGAGCTCTGGCAAGACTATGATCGCCCGCAGAAACTGTGGCCGGTAACATTAAACTGGACGCCAAATGGCTCTGATTGA
- the plsY gene encoding glycerol-3-phosphate 1-O-acyltransferase PlsY produces the protein MTAIVILMITLAYLAGSISSAVLVCRLFRLPDPRSLGSGNPGTTNVLRIGGRLPAALTLIFDVLKGTIPVWSSYFLGIEPLFLGFIAVAACVGHIFPLYFGFRGGKAVATALGAMLPIGLDLSGLLILTWGLTVFASGYSSLAAIVTVSLAPLYTYFIKPEYSLPVLMLSVLIIARHRHNILRLYRGEESRVWDKGKTNE, from the coding sequence ATGACAGCAATTGTAATTTTGATGATCACCCTGGCCTATCTCGCTGGCTCAATATCCAGCGCGGTATTGGTATGCCGTCTGTTTCGCCTGCCTGACCCCCGCAGCCTGGGCTCAGGCAACCCGGGCACCACCAATGTATTACGCATCGGGGGCCGCTTACCGGCTGCTTTAACGCTCATTTTCGATGTATTGAAGGGCACCATCCCGGTGTGGAGCAGCTACTTCCTCGGTATTGAGCCGCTGTTCCTGGGATTTATCGCCGTGGCCGCCTGTGTAGGTCATATATTCCCACTGTATTTTGGTTTTCGCGGCGGCAAGGCTGTCGCAACAGCCTTAGGGGCCATGCTGCCTATCGGGCTGGATCTGTCGGGCCTGCTGATCCTCACCTGGGGCTTAACGGTGTTTGCGAGCGGTTACTCCTCATTAGCCGCCATAGTGACGGTCAGCTTGGCACCGCTGTATACCTACTTTATAAAGCCGGAATACAGCCTGCCGGTACTAATGCTGTCGGTGCTGATCATTGCCCGTCACCGTCACAATATCCTGCGCCTGTATCGCGGTGAGGAAAGCCGGGTCTGGGATAAGGGCAAGACCAATGAGTGA
- a CDS encoding sensor histidine kinase: MAKVKTGLSKKLLTRVLSVYFILTLIVTVGQILTEYLNAKNHIQSELQTLKNTFSTSLTRAIWELNTPQAVSIAEGLMELPIVEGVQIRDENGNFIADIGRTDDQPMSKVTSGVMRDHKGGTFGYSFPLIFEFSGRTSQVGDVTLYSSVDVIIGRIEVGIFFLVGNAFIKTAFLIFLFLNAFRRMLTNPLEELTEQIGNFDINHLEQSKLRVRIEDDNELKVLQSSYNQLIDDLINFQDRLNQTQGELKTANEQLDEQNLYLEQEVAKKTASLSQIMLDLERQKDELMQNQHELKQENETRRQVEEQLRKSNTELAESMETLEMAKDQLLESERMASLGGLVAGIAHDVNTPLGVGVTAASFLEDRIKHLRQSFEDKSLTSGNMNSFLDEAEQTTTLLMSNLNRASELVASFKQVAVDQTSEAERDFDLKEYLEEVIQSLAPNLKKTRHQIHIDCPENLQIRCAPGVIAQIFTNMVMNSVIHGFEDKKQGQIDIRISQDDENVLVDYKDNGKGLTEEQLNKLFEAFFTTKRGKGGSGLGTHIMYNLVTQTLKGQIEADSKPGEGLHYQIRFPAKKPA, translated from the coding sequence ATGGCCAAGGTGAAAACAGGACTTTCTAAGAAACTACTGACCCGGGTATTGTCGGTATACTTTATCCTGACGCTGATCGTCACCGTAGGCCAGATCCTGACCGAATACCTGAACGCCAAAAACCACATCCAAAGCGAACTACAAACCCTCAAAAACACCTTCAGTACTTCGCTGACTCGCGCTATCTGGGAACTGAATACGCCTCAGGCCGTGTCCATTGCCGAGGGTCTTATGGAGCTGCCGATTGTCGAAGGCGTACAAATCCGCGATGAAAACGGCAACTTTATCGCCGATATTGGCCGAACCGACGACCAGCCTATGAGCAAGGTTACTAGTGGTGTCATGCGCGACCATAAGGGCGGCACTTTTGGCTATAGCTTCCCGCTGATATTCGAATTTTCCGGTCGCACCTCTCAGGTGGGTGACGTCACCCTGTATTCCAGCGTCGATGTGATCATTGGCCGCATCGAAGTGGGCATATTTTTTCTGGTGGGCAATGCCTTTATCAAAACAGCTTTTCTGATTTTCCTGTTCCTCAATGCCTTTCGCCGAATGCTCACTAATCCTCTCGAAGAACTCACCGAGCAGATTGGTAACTTCGATATCAATCATCTGGAACAATCCAAGCTCAGGGTGCGCATCGAGGATGATAATGAGTTAAAGGTACTGCAAAGCTCGTATAATCAGTTGATTGACGATCTGATTAATTTCCAGGATCGGCTTAACCAGACTCAGGGCGAGTTAAAAACAGCTAACGAGCAGTTGGACGAACAAAACCTCTACCTGGAACAGGAGGTGGCGAAGAAGACCGCGTCACTGAGTCAGATCATGCTGGATTTGGAACGCCAAAAAGACGAGCTGATGCAAAATCAGCACGAACTCAAGCAGGAAAACGAAACCCGCCGCCAGGTAGAAGAGCAGCTTCGTAAGAGCAATACCGAACTGGCCGAGTCCATGGAAACGCTGGAAATGGCCAAAGACCAATTGCTGGAGTCTGAGCGTATGGCTTCCCTGGGTGGTCTGGTAGCCGGTATTGCTCATGATGTAAACACCCCATTGGGCGTCGGTGTGACCGCAGCCAGCTTTCTGGAAGACCGCATCAAACACCTGCGCCAGTCTTTCGAAGATAAGTCCCTGACTTCAGGCAATATGAACAGCTTTCTGGATGAGGCCGAACAGACTACTACCCTGCTGATGTCGAACCTCAACCGCGCCTCCGAACTGGTGGCCAGCTTTAAGCAGGTGGCAGTAGACCAGACCAGCGAAGCAGAACGGGACTTCGATTTGAAAGAATACCTGGAAGAGGTTATTCAGTCGCTGGCGCCGAACCTCAAAAAGACGCGGCACCAAATCCATATTGATTGTCCTGAAAACTTACAGATTCGCTGCGCTCCCGGGGTTATCGCGCAGATCTTCACCAACATGGTGATGAACTCGGTAATCCACGGCTTTGAAGACAAAAAACAAGGGCAAATTGACATTCGCATCAGCCAGGATGACGAGAACGTATTGGTGGATTACAAAGATAACGGTAAGGGACTGACTGAAGAACAATTGAACAAACTGTTTGAGGCCTTCTTCACCACCAAACGTGGTAAAGGTGGCAGCGGTCTGGGCACTCACATCATGTATAACCTGGTAACCCAAACCTTAAAAGGCCAAATCGAGGCCGATTCCAAGCCCGGAGAGGGGCTGCACTACCAGATTCGCTTCCCGGCTAAGAAACCCGCCTAA
- the rdgC gene encoding recombination-associated protein RdgC, translating to MWFKNLKIFTLTSPLSLDDDTFEQQLSEQIFRPCGNQDIASAGWVSPITGGASLFHAGDGRYLLSLKKQERVLPAAVVNAELEERVQKIEADTGAPVSKKAKQDLKQEITQEFLPKAFTRDSYTFGFISPKDNLVIVDSSSDGKVEAFLATLRKCLGSLPVVPLARRSLSADLTLWLSQDQTPADIELLEEAEFKSPDEDGAVIRCKNQPLDTDEIRLHLDAGKLVQKLAIEWDETLSAIVQEDLAIKRLKFTDVIKDQNDDIPKDEQAARLDADFCLMSAEVIRFVQALDKAFELSED from the coding sequence ATGTGGTTTAAAAACCTGAAGATATTTACCCTCACTTCTCCTCTGAGTCTGGATGACGACACCTTTGAGCAACAGCTCAGTGAACAGATCTTCCGTCCCTGTGGTAATCAGGATATTGCATCGGCTGGCTGGGTTTCGCCGATCACTGGTGGCGCCAGCTTGTTTCACGCAGGCGATGGGCGTTATCTGCTAAGCCTGAAAAAGCAGGAACGGGTATTGCCTGCGGCGGTAGTTAACGCCGAGCTGGAAGAGCGGGTACAAAAGATTGAGGCCGACACAGGCGCACCGGTCAGCAAGAAGGCCAAGCAGGATTTAAAGCAGGAGATCACTCAGGAGTTCCTGCCTAAAGCCTTTACCCGTGATTCCTATACCTTCGGATTCATCTCACCAAAAGATAATCTTGTGATCGTCGACAGTAGTAGCGACGGCAAGGTCGAGGCCTTTCTGGCGACTTTGCGAAAATGCCTGGGCTCACTGCCTGTGGTTCCTCTGGCACGCCGCAGCCTGAGTGCCGATTTGACCCTGTGGCTTAGCCAGGATCAAACGCCGGCCGACATTGAGCTACTGGAAGAAGCCGAATTTAAATCCCCGGATGAAGATGGCGCCGTTATCCGCTGTAAGAATCAACCGCTGGACACCGATGAGATCCGACTGCATCTGGATGCGGGGAAGCTGGTTCAGAAGCTGGCCATCGAGTGGGATGAGACGCTGTCAGCAATCGTCCAGGAAGACCTGGCCATTAAACGGCTTAAGTTCACCGATGTGATCAAAGATCAGAATGATGACATTCCGAAAGACGAACAGGCGGCCCGGTTAGACGCTGACTTTTGTCTGATGTCGGCCGAAGTGATTCGCTTTGTACAAGCGCTGGACAAGGCCTTTGAGTTAAGCGAAGACTAA
- a CDS encoding undecaprenyl-diphosphate phosphatase encodes MALIEIVLLALIQGITEFLPISSSGHLLLPAVLLGWQQQTLAFDVAVHVGSLLAVVIYFRQDIVSMTRAWFGSVLKGQNTDDSRLAWWVVVATLPAVVAGFLGKAFIEHYARAGIVIAVTTIVFGLLLWYADVRARQNKDLVDLTWKSALFVGLMQVLALIPGTSRSGITMTAGLMAGLNRESAARFSFLLSIPTILGAGLLLTLDLLEAGDAVDWQAIFYGVALSFISAYLCISLFLAWISRIGMLPFVLYRLILGVVILFIVL; translated from the coding sequence ATGGCTCTGATTGAAATCGTTCTTCTGGCCCTGATTCAGGGGATTACCGAGTTTTTACCTATTTCCAGCTCTGGACATCTGTTACTGCCGGCGGTGTTATTGGGCTGGCAGCAGCAGACCCTGGCCTTCGATGTGGCCGTGCATGTGGGTAGCCTTTTGGCAGTAGTCATCTACTTCCGCCAGGACATTGTCAGTATGACCCGAGCCTGGTTTGGCTCGGTGTTGAAAGGGCAAAACACCGACGATAGCCGCCTGGCCTGGTGGGTAGTTGTAGCCACCCTACCTGCTGTGGTGGCCGGGTTCTTAGGCAAAGCCTTTATTGAACACTATGCCAGGGCAGGGATTGTGATTGCCGTCACCACGATCGTTTTTGGCCTGTTACTTTGGTATGCCGATGTGCGGGCACGTCAGAATAAAGATCTGGTGGATCTGACCTGGAAGTCGGCGTTGTTTGTGGGCCTGATGCAGGTCTTAGCGCTGATCCCCGGCACCTCCCGTTCCGGTATTACCATGACCGCCGGCTTGATGGCAGGGTTGAATCGGGAGAGTGCCGCGCGGTTTTCATTCTTGCTCTCAATACCCACTATTCTGGGGGCGGGGCTGTTACTGACGTTGGATCTGCTGGAGGCGGGTGATGCAGTAGATTGGCAAGCCATTTTCTATGGCGTGGCATTATCCTTTATTAGTGCCTACTTGTGTATCAGTCTGTTTCTGGCCTGGATCAGTCGTATTGGCATGTTGCCCTTTGTACTGTATCGGCTGATACTGGGGGTCGTTATTTTGTTTATTGTGCTCTAG
- the folB gene encoding dihydroneopterin aldolase, translated as MDTIYIEKLGVESLIGVYDWERHSPTSLLLDVTLGVDLQPATLSDDVTDTVDYARVAETLEEVAAQSQFELLEALAGKMIERLFNDFVTIQRVRLKVSKPGILPLAENVAIEMQRERP; from the coding sequence ATGGATACCATCTATATTGAAAAACTGGGCGTCGAATCTCTGATTGGTGTCTATGACTGGGAGCGCCATTCCCCCACTTCCTTACTATTGGATGTGACCCTGGGGGTCGATTTACAGCCAGCTACTTTATCCGATGATGTGACCGACACGGTGGATTACGCCAGGGTAGCAGAGACATTAGAAGAGGTTGCGGCGCAAAGTCAGTTTGAACTGCTCGAAGCGTTAGCAGGCAAGATGATTGAAAGGCTGTTTAACGACTTTGTCACTATACAGAGAGTGCGTTTAAAGGTCAGTAAGCCGGGGATCTTGCCTCTGGCTGAGAATGTGGCTATCGAGATGCAGCGGGAGCGCCCCTGA